GTAGTTGCCACCTTTTTTAAGGTGAACTTTATCTGGCACAAAGCCTTTTTCGGTGTTCATGATGACGATATCTTGAGTTGGTTCTACCGATTGAAAAACAGAATTTAAGATTGTTGTCGAATCCTCTTCCTTCATACTGCTGGCGGGAAGACGGTCTTCGTTAGTAACGCGGTTGAAGTCAACTTGGCGACGGGAAAAATCAACTTCCCATGCCATTGCCGCCGGTGTTACCAAAAACAACAATGCAATCTTAGTGCAAGTCTGTACGATCTTGGAATTCACAAAACTCACGGGCGACCTCCATAGCGATATAATTCACGGATTTTTCATCCATCATGTGGAGCTTTTGAATCAGAAGATCTTTGTTTCCTTTACATGAATTGATCGTGTGAAAGGCATCGCTAAGAATTTGGGGCTGCGCCATCATTTCCTTAGTGATAATACTCCAATCCAATTTTAAAACAGGGTCGATTGCGCCCACTGAATAGAGTGCATCAAACACTATTTGTAAATCGCCTTGAAGAAACATCGAATCCTCCTAATTGCTCTAGGGACTTCCTGCCCCGCATGTTGTTTCTATCGGTAGGAGTTCGTAAGAACTTGAGTCAATTTGAGGCGATTTTCAGAGAGTTGAGGAGATCTAACGTTTGACGCGCGCCTTTGGTCGAATTGCCTAGGCGCACGGTCGGGTCGAGGGAAATTATTGCCCGTTAGCGGGTTTTTCGGTGGTTATTTCTTCAGCGTTTTCTTGAGGAGCCGCAGGCTTTTCATCTGCTTGGGTCAGAATTTTTGCGGCCACTTCCGATGGTGACGCTGTTGATTTCATCATGCGCAATTTGCGTTCATTGACAGCTTCACGAGTCAGCTCAATCTTCGCATCTCTAATACGCTCAACCGTTTTACGTTCAAAGCCCTGCGCTGTGATATAAGGTTTGATTTCTGCCATAAGATTTTCCAAGAAAACAACATAAGTCACTTGCACGACCGGTTTAAATGCCTTTGGATTTTTTAAGGCATTGATGGCTTCGTCAGTTAATTGACTGACAGTTTTTTCCCAGGCATCAAGTTCATCCAACTTTGCACGCAGTGGGGCCACGATTTTTTCGATCATTTCGTCATCATTAGGACGCGCATAGACAGATTGCAAAGCTTCTTTGAGCGGAACTACTTTGCCCACCCCAGCTTCTTTTCTGGATTCTTTAATCTTCTCTTCGACCAATTTGTTCATTTGATCGAGGTCTTTTACTGTCAATTGCGAGTAATTAAATAACAAACCCGCTTGGGCCTGTGCGCAAAATACAAGGGACAACATTGTTAAAAGGAAATTTGCTTTTTTCATGACCTCTAGTTTAAAGACTGCCGGCAGAGCGAGACAAGACCAAAAAAGCTTAGGACATTGGTCCAGGATTTTTTCCTTCCCTGCCAGTTATCACCTATGTCAAACTGAAGGCCGCTCAAAAAACATTAAATCCACCTCGGAGGAAACATTGAAAGCATTTAAGTTTTTAGGAATCGCAGCGCTAGCACTTTCATTAGTGAACTGTGCTCCTTCAGCTAAACAATTAAAAGAAGCCATCGAAAAAGATCCAAGCATCGTTTTCGTAGCCATCGAAAAAGATCCAGAACAATTCATCGAAGTTGTTAACAAAGCAGCGCAGAACGCTCAACGTAAAGCTCAAGAAAAAGCAGTTCAGGAAGAAGGCAAAAAGCGTGATGAAGAATTCGCTAATCCTTTGAAAGCAACTGTTGAAGAAGACCGCGCTATCTTTGGACCAAAAGATGCAAAAGTAACTATCATTGAATACTCTGACTTCGAGTGCCCATACTGCGCTAAGGGTCATGCGACTGTTGAAGAAGTTTTGAAAGCTTACCCAAATGACGTTCGCGTTGTGTTTAAGCACCTTCCTTTGGATTTCCATCCAATGGCGATGCCTGCTGCTAGATATTTCGAAGCAGTTGCAATGCAAGATCATGCTAAAGCTAAAAAATTCTATGACCTAGTTTTCGAAAACCAAGGTGACCTACGTACTAAAAAAGAAGGTGCTTTGAAAGACGCTGCTAAAAAAGCTGGCGCTGACATGAAGAAACTTGAAAAAGACCTTAACAGCGAAGCAATCACTAAACGTATCGAAGCTGACATGGAAGAAGCTAAGAAGTTCAACTTCTCTGGTACTCCAGGTTTCTTGATCAACGGTGTTTCTCTTCGTGGTGCTTATCCGTTCTCTGAATTCAAAGACATCATCGATCGCCATCTTGGCGCGAAAAAAGAATAGGCTCTTTAATAAATTGCTTATTTCAAACCCACAGTTGAAAAACTGTGGGTTTTTTTATTTCCGGATCAAAGTTTTATATTGGCGACAGTCCCCATCTCGGTTTTAATACAGCTATAAACACCTCTAGCCAAAGGACCTTCTATGAGCGCACATGCAAAATCATTAATTCTAAAAGCTCAAGACGACCTAGATTTAGCAAAAAAACACGTAGACGATGAAAAGCAGCACGATCTAGTCGGCTACAACCTAGCGCAAGCTTGTGAAAAATACTTAAAAGCATTGTGTGACATGCGCGGTCTAAGTTACCCAGAAGACGATCACGATTTAGATGCTTTAATGTCGACACTTGAAGAAGCAAATTTCTCAGCAATTTCATCTCACGCAGATGTAATTGAACTAACCCCATACAATTCTGCGAATGCCCACATCCGCGAAGACGAACGCCTAGACATGGAAGAATACATAACCCACGTAGAAAACCTAAAAAAACTAGTAGGCGAACAACTAAAACTTCTTTAAATAAATCGCCCAACCCAAGTGCCAAGGTTGGCGAGAAGGGTCCATATGCAAGGCGGAAGCCTCTTCCCGCAGCGCAGGTGTGGCAGCGCCACATCGGAGCGAGGACAAGAGGTTTCCAACGCAGTCAGATGGGCCCTTATCGACGACCGCCTTATTTAAAAGCGTAGATGATGCTTCCGCCCTTTAACATATCGATAACTTTTCTGTGGTTGTCAGTAGAGATCGCAGGACAGCCCCAGCTACGACCTTGAATCACGTTAGAATCTTGTACGTAACTTGCACCATGAATGACGATCGCTCTTTCGCGTGCTCTAGAATTCGTCGTTGATAGGCCATCAAGTCTTAATGAATAGCCGTTACTGCCTTGGTAAGTTTCTGCAGTTTTGTAGTAACCTAACGAGCTAGCGTTAGAGCCTTCGACATTACTAAATTTTTCAGCGTAACCATCGTGATTGCTATCAGAACCCTTACCGTGGGAAACATGCACGTTCCACACACTGCCCGTTTTCATGTTGATGATGTAAAAACGTTTATTCTTAGATGTCTGACTGAAATCCAATACCGACAAAACATTTGGATTTTTTAAAGTT
This is a stretch of genomic DNA from Bdellovibrio reynosensis. It encodes these proteins:
- a CDS encoding cupredoxin domain-containing protein, translated to MSFVNSKIVQTCTKIALLFLVTPAAMAWEVDFSRRQVDFNRVTNEDRLPASSMKEEDSTTILNSVFQSVEPTQDIVIMNTEKGFVPDKVHLKKGGNYRVHVVNVNGKEKNVSFVLDAFSEHHNTVFGQQKTFHVTPKAEGIFSYQCPETAVQGKFIIYSDAGTSDRKPASH
- a CDS encoding cytochrome, with translation MFLQGDLQIVFDALYSVGAIDPVLKLDWSIITKEMMAQPQILSDAFHTINSCKGNKDLLIQKLHMMDEKSVNYIAMEVAREFCEFQDRTDLH
- a CDS encoding DsbA family protein, with amino-acid sequence MKAFKFLGIAALALSLVNCAPSAKQLKEAIEKDPSIVFVAIEKDPEQFIEVVNKAAQNAQRKAQEKAVQEEGKKRDEEFANPLKATVEEDRAIFGPKDAKVTIIEYSDFECPYCAKGHATVEEVLKAYPNDVRVVFKHLPLDFHPMAMPAARYFEAVAMQDHAKAKKFYDLVFENQGDLRTKKEGALKDAAKKAGADMKKLEKDLNSEAITKRIEADMEEAKKFNFSGTPGFLINGVSLRGAYPFSEFKDIIDRHLGAKKE
- a CDS encoding HEPN domain-containing protein; the encoded protein is MSAHAKSLILKAQDDLDLAKKHVDDEKQHDLVGYNLAQACEKYLKALCDMRGLSYPEDDHDLDALMSTLEEANFSAISSHADVIELTPYNSANAHIREDERLDMEEYITHVENLKKLVGEQLKLL
- a CDS encoding murein L,D-transpeptidase catalytic domain family protein; protein product: MKSFFSIKGLMTVAMMLTLTACAGEFAALPDDPNNEPVSKEGSSEEPSTSTPEPETPSAPAPVVPVDARAEILKQYNFVDPTHIVPTTALEDAIIYYHEKKATLKNPNVLSVLDFSQTSKNKRFYIINMKTGSVWNVHVSHGKGSDSNHDGYAEKFSNVEGSNASSLGYYKTAETYQGSNGYSLRLDGLSTTNSRARERAIVIHGASYVQDSNVIQGRSWGCPAISTDNHRKVIDMLKGGSIIYAFK